The Rhodospirillaceae bacterium DNA window AAGACAAGATTCGATGCGCGCTTTTGCTGAAGACGTTGCGCCATCTATACGCTTGTTAGATGACGAACCACAATCAGACCACTTACCCATATCGGCCCAGGCATAGTCAGGACACTTAAATGACAAATTCTTTGTCAGGTAAAATCGCTTTGATCAGCGGTGCTGGACGTGGCATTGGCCAGGCTTGTGCTTTGAGTTTAGCGGAACACGGTGCTCGCATCGCGATACTAGACCATGATCAAGAGGCGGCGCTTGGAACATGTCAACAGATCGAAGCTGCGGGTGGCCAAGCGAAACATTTTAGTGTTGAGATGACCTCGCCTAAAAGCCTTACAAGCGCAACCCTAGAGATTATTGAAACATTTGGTGGAATTGACGTTCTGATTAATGCTGCTTCCTTAAGTGGCATTGAAGACAACCTTATAGACTTTGATTTTGAAAATTGGCGCCATGTTATCGCTGTCAATCTCGAAGCACCCAGACTCTTGATTAGTCTTGTCGGACGCCATATGTCGGAAAAGGGCGGTGGCAAGATTGTGAGCATCAGTTCAAGTTCAGGATCTCGTGCTCCCGGTCGTCGCCCAAGCTATGGTATTTCTAAAGCTGCGCTTAATGCCTTGACCCGTGCAGCCGCGGCAGAACTGGGAAAATACAACATCAACGTTAACGCAGTCGCACCGGGTATCACTCAAACGCCGCTGCAGCATGGACTAAGAAATGAGGATGAAATGGCCGAAGCCGTCCGTACCGGGCCGTTGGCAAATTTCTTTCACCGCGTTTCTGAGCCGCAAGACGTAGCCGCGACAGTTACATTCCTGTGCTTACCAAGCAGCCGGCAAATCACTGGACAAGTAATTCACACTAGCGCTGGCGTCATTGTTTAATTCGAACCGAGACTATGGTGAGGCTGTGTCGATTGAACCAACTGCTTTGACTAATGCTCCCATCATCGTTGCCGATAGCATCACGACGGTACCGGGTTCATCAAGAAGACCCGTGATCGTTAATGGCTCTCATTGTGGTCTTATCGCCGCACGCTTTGCTTCCAATCATAATCCGATCGGAGTCATCTTTAATGACGCTGGCATTGGCTTAGACGGCGCTGGAATCTCGGGGCTCAAATTACTTAATTCTATCGGCATTCCTGCCGCAACAGTCGGTTACAATACGGCGCGGATCGGTGATGGCGCAGATATGATGACTCGAGGTCGCATCTCTCACTGCAACGAATTAGCGAGTCAAATTGGAGTGGTGCCAGATTTAAGATGCGAAGAAGCAGCTAAAATAATGGCCTCGGCCCAAACACCAGATTGTTTTGACGTATCACCAACAGAAGAAATTCGTCGGTGTGTAGCGACGGGACTTATTGAAGTGTGGTTGCTCGATTCTGCCTCCTTAGTCCAACCGTCAGACGCGGGTCACATTGTAATTACGGGATCGCACGGAGGCCTTATCGGTGGCGATTGGAGCAAAGCAATCAAGGCGCCGGTACTTTACGCTGTCTTTAATGACGCTGGTATAGGAATTGATACCGCTGGCATTGGTCGTCTGGATGCCCTTGCCTCCCAAGGCATCGCGGCGGCGACCGTATCAGCAAATACAGCAAAAATCGGTGATGCCACGTCGACTTGGGAAACCGGTGAAATTTCTGCCTGCAATAAAATTGCCATGACGCGTGGCGTGACCCCGGGTCTTTCTACAATCGAATCTGTAGATCGCTTGCGTCTCATTCCTAGTACAGAACGGAGTTTATAATGTCTTTGTCCGGAGGTCGTCTAATCGCTGAAATGCTGAAGCTGCAGAACACCCAAGTTATGTTTGGCATGGGTGGTTTTCAGTTGCTCCCACTATACGAGGGAGTTCGTCAACTCGGCGTTCGTCATATATTGATTAACGATGAACGAACCGGTGCATTCGCCGCTGATGCATATGCCCGGATCACAGGTCAGCCGGGTGTTTGTGATGCGACTTTAGGACCAGGAGCTACCAATCTTACAACCGCGCTTGCTGAATCCTTTAATGCAGGCGTTCCACTGATCGCAATTACGGGCGATGCCCACAGAGATTTTGCAGGTCGAAACATGACTCAAGAGACAACGCAAACTCAAATTCTTCGAAGCGTTGCCAAAGATGTCGTTCGGATTGAGAACGCAAAGCGTATCCCAGAATTAATGCGGTATGCGTTTTCTCTGGCCTGCACAGGTCGACCTGGGCCTGTGGTCGTCGATGTACCTGAAGACGTTAGCCATGCTGAACTTACCGAGGAAGAAGCCGCTTTAACAGGCAACCCAGCACCATTTAAGACGCCTGCATTTCGATGCCGCCCTGCAGCAGCAGACATAGAACGCGCAGCAGAATTACTCGCAAGCGCAAAGCGACCAGTCATTCTTGCGGGTGGTGGCATCCATATTTCTCAAGCCTGTGACGCATTGCAAAGCCTGGCCGAGAGTCACGACATTCCGGTAGCACACACACTGAGCGGCAAAGGGGCAATTGCATGTACCCATCCTCTCTCGTTAGGTCTCTTCGGACGGTATGATCGAATTGCAAACGACTTTATCGCAAAGAGCGACGGTGTCTTAGTTGTGGGATGCAAGCTCGGCGAGATCGCAACCAAGCGCTATAGTTTACCTGGGCCTGGCATTCCAATGATCCATCTTGATATTGAACCAGTAGAAATCGGCAGATGGCGACCCGCAGACGTGGCTCTTTTTGGCGATGCACGTTGTGGACTAGAGGACATCTATGATGCCCTGGATAAAAAGAGTATCCGCAAGGAATACCTGGCTGAAGTAGTCGCTGAACATAAAAAATGGCGCACCGACGCTCAAGACCGTTACCAGAGCTCTGAGCGACCTATAAATGTCGGGCGTATAATGGGTGAGTTAAATGCCCATTGGCCCGAAGATGGAATATTGGTAGCGGATGGTGGTTTTGCGAGTCACTGGACAGGATTGCTCTACGACACCAAACGTAATGGACGTGGCTTTGTGGCTGGACGTGGCATGGCCTCGATCGGCTATGGCTTGCCAGGAAGTCTTGGCTGCAAGCTTGCTGCGCCCGATCGCCCTGTCATTGGTCTGACTGGGGACGGCGGCTTTAATATGGCGGTCGGTGACCTAGAAACCGCCCGCCGGGCTAGCGCTGGTTTTGCACTGATAGTGATTAATAATGCCGCATCCGGATACGTTAAGGCGCTACAACACGCCGTGTATGGAGAAGGCAATTACCAATCGAGTGATTTATCGGAACTCGACTATGCAGATGTCGCAAAGGCCTATGGATGCGATGGTATCCGAGTAGAAGACCCAAGTGAACTGGCTGCCGCTATTAAACTTGCTGCAAAACCGCGTGACATACCACTCGTCATTGATGTCGTCGTGACGCGGGATCCTGGCAAAATGTTGCCGGCAGCGGATAGTCGCACTTTGACGGTTGAAAAAGGTGATCGCCCCGTCTGAATGTTTTATGCTTACCCTGAGGAGGGACCGCACATGCTCAATACAGTTACAATTCCACATATATCCGAAACATTCGCTCCTTTTGGCGCCCGCATCGAAGGAATCGATTTCCGAAATGCGCCGTCTGACGAAATTGTAGCCGCCTTAAAACGTGCGCTCGCTCAACACCATGTCCTGGTCAGTCGTGGCCATCCGACCCCGGGAGATGAGGACATAGAGCAGTTTTTTTCTGCATTTGGTGACTTGAGTTCGAATACGCCAGAGGTCAAAGAGCACTTCCGTCGTCTGGCTAAATTAGTGCCCGAATATATCGAAGAAGGCGCAGAAGAGGTCGGCAGCCGTTTCAACCTCTCTAACGTCGAGGAAGATGGTAAGAAAATGGGAGGTCTCGGAAACCGTGAATTAGAATGGCACAATGACCAAGCTGATCTTCACCGCCTCAAGACAATTAGTTGCTTGGAAGCGCTCGAAGTGGATCCCGAAGCCGGGCGTACATACTTTTGCGATATGTATGCGGTTCTCGAAACACTGCCTCAGACTTTGAGGTCACGACTGGAGAACGCATTTGCTATCCATGACTCAAGCAAATACCGTAGCGATGATGGCTCATCGAACACATTGGCTCCATCGGCATCTCACCCAATCCTACTCGCGCACCCGGAAACGGGTAGAAAGTGTCTTTACGTGAATCCAAACTTCACATCGCGGGTAATTGGTCTCCCCGAGACTGATAGTCAATCACTTCTCGACATACTATTTAGTCACTCCTACCACGATGAATATGTATACGAACATCATTGGAGAACTGGAGACATTGTCTTTTGGGATAACGTCGGCCTTCAGCATATGAGAAAGCCTTTGGACTCAACCAAACGTCGAACATTGCGGGTGTTCCAGGGAGTTTCCGAAGCATGGACTCTCCCTGACGATTTTCGAAAAGGGCGCTAAAATTGACGTAATACTATCTGCGAAATGCCGACACAGAATTTCATATTAGGAAAGTTGGCTGCCACGGAGTGCGGCGTCGGTCGCGTCGCGCTGTTTTTGCATGGAGGCCTACTTAACCGGAGTATTTTCATAGATTTAATGCAGGAATTACAACAGTATCGGCGTTGTATAGCAATTGATCTGCCAGGCTTTGGGGGCTCACAGCCACTCGACGGATCACCCCTTACGCTCCCAAGATTGGCAGAAGCCGTTGGCCTCGAAATCAAAGATATAAGTCCTAGTTGTTCGATCGATGTGATCGGTCTCAGTCTCGGTGGTGGCGTTGCCGTCGAATTAGCTCACTCGTTTCCCGAGATTATTCGTACCGTATGTCTCATCGGGGTCGGTGGTCTTAGCAAAAGAACCGCTATTGCCTCAGATGACGTTAGGACGAAGTCTATCATTCTAGAGCACGATCAAAATCAATTTGCGAAAGCTTTTGTTAGTCGCATGCTCACTTCAGAAGCAAGCCAGGGTGTACGTCAAACCGTCATTGATGCGGTAAAGTCGACCTCATCTGAAACAACCACCGCTCTCATGGCGTTACTGGCCAATTACCCAGACGTGATTGGACGTGCACGCAGTCTCAAGGCTCCTGTTTTAGCGATATGTGGCGAGAGCGATGAGATTGTGTCGTACGACGATCTTGTGCAAGCGTTCAGTGGCGCTCAAAACGTTATTATTCGTTCCATAGAAAAGGCTGGTCACCTTGTGCCAATGGAGGCACCTGGAACTCTAGCTAAAAACCTCTCAGAGTTCTGGCTTCTAGCTACAAACTAATCCGCAGTTTTTTGAAGTTCTAACGCAGCAGCTTGCTCAACAACTTCGCGCGTAAGCGGGTAACTCCTCATTGCCGCTATACATAGAAGTGCGGCGATCCCTGGCACGACACAAAAACCCGCATAAATAGCGGCTATGGCGGTATCGGGCTGAGAGACGGTATCTGCTGAACCGGCGACATAACCCATAGCCGACAGCAAAAACCCAATACCTGCAGTTCCGATTGCAGCTGAGGTCTTGTCTATAAATGTCACAGACCCCGAAAACATCCCTTCTCTGTCGAGACCTGTTTTAATCTGATCGTATCGGATTAAATCTGCGAGCAGGGAATACGCCAGCAAAACGGCTCCTCCCATGCCTATACCAACAAGAAACATACGACCGACGACTAGAGTCATTGCTTCATCAGGACCTGATAGGAGCCACGTTAAATTTAGGAGCCCATATATTGCCAAGCTCGCTATATATGCTTTTGGCTTATCTATTGATCGAGCAATCCATAGCCAAAACGGCACTGAAATAAGGTTACCCGCAACCTTGGCAAGATAGAACGTGCCAAGCCAATAGTCTGATACTTGCAGCACATAACGCGAAAAGTAGGCCGTCGATACGACTACTGTGGCGACCCCAATCTGAAACACAATATGAACGATGAGAATGCGTCCAAATGCTCCACTTGCGAAAGCTAGCTGAATGTATTCGCGGACGGGCATAGGTTTGCGGAACTTGTCAGTTGGTTTACGTTCCGCTAGGCAAAAACCACTGATCAGGCAGCACACCATAATTATAAAAGCTAACGAAAGGCCCATGTTGCCATGAGCAGATCGACCACCGCCCCACGCTGCCAATAGCCAAGGCGCTATCGTGGCAGCGACCAGCAGACCAAGAGATCCGCCATAGACGCGGAAGGACATAAGAGTTGAACGTTCATGGTAATCGTCCAATATCTCTGCACCAACGGCAGTATACGGAACAACGAAAGCTGTATAGGCAAGTCCATGTACTATGAGTAACCCGAGCATATATGCCGCCAATGTCATACCAGTGATTTCGGGCGGATTGAAAAGCCCGAAGACAGTTAGTGGCA harbors:
- a CDS encoding thiamine pyrophosphate-binding protein; protein product: MSLSGGRLIAEMLKLQNTQVMFGMGGFQLLPLYEGVRQLGVRHILINDERTGAFAADAYARITGQPGVCDATLGPGATNLTTALAESFNAGVPLIAITGDAHRDFAGRNMTQETTQTQILRSVAKDVVRIENAKRIPELMRYAFSLACTGRPGPVVVDVPEDVSHAELTEEEAALTGNPAPFKTPAFRCRPAAADIERAAELLASAKRPVILAGGGIHISQACDALQSLAESHDIPVAHTLSGKGAIACTHPLSLGLFGRYDRIANDFIAKSDGVLVVGCKLGEIATKRYSLPGPGIPMIHLDIEPVEIGRWRPADVALFGDARCGLEDIYDALDKKSIRKEYLAEVVAEHKKWRTDAQDRYQSSERPINVGRIMGELNAHWPEDGILVADGGFASHWTGLLYDTKRNGRGFVAGRGMASIGYGLPGSLGCKLAAPDRPVIGLTGDGGFNMAVGDLETARRASAGFALIVINNAASGYVKALQHAVYGEGNYQSSDLSELDYADVAKAYGCDGIRVEDPSELAAAIKLAAKPRDIPLVIDVVVTRDPGKMLPAADSRTLTVEKGDRPV
- a CDS encoding MFS transporter; its protein translation is MTDQAITASQSLGTPLPRATIIRYRLAYGIGAIGYAAGLQVVNVLLLRFMTDDLAIAASVAGTLLAITRLFDAVSDPLVGYMSDRTRTPWGRRRPYLIVGAIVLPLTVFGLFNPPEITGMTLAAYMLGLLIVHGLAYTAFVVPYTAVGAEILDDYHERSTLMSFRVYGGSLGLLVAATIAPWLLAAWGGGRSAHGNMGLSLAFIIMVCCLISGFCLAERKPTDKFRKPMPVREYIQLAFASGAFGRILIVHIVFQIGVATVVVSTAYFSRYVLQVSDYWLGTFYLAKVAGNLISVPFWLWIARSIDKPKAYIASLAIYGLLNLTWLLSGPDEAMTLVVGRMFLVGIGMGGAVLLAYSLLADLIRYDQIKTGLDREGMFSGSVTFIDKTSAAIGTAGIGFLLSAMGYVAGSADTVSQPDTAIAAIYAGFCVVPGIAALLCIAAMRSYPLTREVVEQAAALELQKTAD
- a CDS encoding SDR family oxidoreductase; this encodes MTNSLSGKIALISGAGRGIGQACALSLAEHGARIAILDHDQEAALGTCQQIEAAGGQAKHFSVEMTSPKSLTSATLEIIETFGGIDVLINAASLSGIEDNLIDFDFENWRHVIAVNLEAPRLLISLVGRHMSEKGGGKIVSISSSSGSRAPGRRPSYGISKAALNALTRAAAAELGKYNINVNAVAPGITQTPLQHGLRNEDEMAEAVRTGPLANFFHRVSEPQDVAATVTFLCLPSSRQITGQVIHTSAGVIV
- a CDS encoding TauD/TfdA family dioxygenase: MLNTVTIPHISETFAPFGARIEGIDFRNAPSDEIVAALKRALAQHHVLVSRGHPTPGDEDIEQFFSAFGDLSSNTPEVKEHFRRLAKLVPEYIEEGAEEVGSRFNLSNVEEDGKKMGGLGNRELEWHNDQADLHRLKTISCLEALEVDPEAGRTYFCDMYAVLETLPQTLRSRLENAFAIHDSSKYRSDDGSSNTLAPSASHPILLAHPETGRKCLYVNPNFTSRVIGLPETDSQSLLDILFSHSYHDEYVYEHHWRTGDIVFWDNVGLQHMRKPLDSTKRRTLRVFQGVSEAWTLPDDFRKGR
- a CDS encoding alpha/beta hydrolase, whose protein sequence is MPTQNFILGKLAATECGVGRVALFLHGGLLNRSIFIDLMQELQQYRRCIAIDLPGFGGSQPLDGSPLTLPRLAEAVGLEIKDISPSCSIDVIGLSLGGGVAVELAHSFPEIIRTVCLIGVGGLSKRTAIASDDVRTKSIILEHDQNQFAKAFVSRMLTSEASQGVRQTVIDAVKSTSSETTTALMALLANYPDVIGRARSLKAPVLAICGESDEIVSYDDLVQAFSGAQNVIIRSIEKAGHLVPMEAPGTLAKNLSEFWLLATN